In Zingiber officinale cultivar Zhangliang chromosome 1A, Zo_v1.1, whole genome shotgun sequence, a genomic segment contains:
- the LOC122001187 gene encoding myb-related protein 308-like produces the protein MVRSPCCEKAHTNKGAWTKEEDQLLVSYIKSHGKGCWRSLPKAAGLQRCGKSCRLRWINYLRPDLKRGNFTEEEDELIIKLHGMLGNKWSVIASRFPGRTDNEIKNYWNTHIKRKLVARGLHPQTHLPISGGGSESSSLSSDRRMASVLLSKEESSAEDRQSSGGVISMDKHRQTRSTLVLDLNLATNLPHASPKSCSTSSEDLLSEAEAAPVPVHARTICFCYHLGFRASESCSCLTSYDTVLAASIGLSDQKHQAT, from the exons ATGGTCAGGTCTCCTTGCTGCGAGAAGGCACACACCAACAAGGGAGCGTGGACCAAAGAGGAGGACCAGTTGCTCGTTTCCTACATCAAATCCCATGGCAAAGGCTGCTGGAGATCTCTCCCTAAAGCCGCAG GTCTTCAGAGGTGCGGAAAGAGTTGCCGGCTCCGGTGGATAAACTACCTCCGGCCTGACCTCAAGCGCGGCAACTTCACCGAGGAAGAGGACGAGCTCATCATCAAACTCCACGGCATGCTCGGGAACAA ATGGTCTGTGATAGCCAGTCGATTTCCCGGGagaaccgacaacgagatcaagAATTACTGGAACACCCACATCAAGCGCAAGCTCGTTGCTCGGGGGCTCCATCCCCAGACTCACCTCCCAATCAGCGGCGGCGGTTCCGAGAGCTCCTCGCTTTCGTCCGACCGGCGAATGGCTTCAGTGCTGTTGTCTAAAGAGGAGTCCTCGGCGGAGGACAGGCAGAGCAGCGGCGGGGTCATTAGCATGGACAAACACCGGCAAACACGAAGCACTCTGGTCCTCGACCTCAACCTCGCCACTAACCTTCCCCACGCCTCTCCCAAGTCCTGCTCCACTTCGTCGGAGGACTTGCTTTCCGAAGCAGAGGCCGCTCCGGTGCCTGTTCATGCCCGAACTATTTGCTTCTGTTACCATCTCGGTTTCCGCGCGAGCGAGTCCTGCAGCTGCCTCACGAGTTATGACACAGTTTTGGCGGCTTCCATCGGCCTCTCAGATCAAAAGCATCAAGCTACTTAA